Part of the Catalinimonas alkaloidigena genome is shown below.
CAGGCAGTATAAATCAGCGTTCTTCCATCCGCGGATATGGTACAGGTCCCCTCATTTGCACGGGTATTGATGTTGTCTGACAATAGCTCAGGCTTTGACCATTGACCATCATCCTGCTTTTTACTTATATAGATGTCTTCATCATACTGGGGACGAGAGCCTCTTCTTCCTGTGAAGATCATACTTTTCTGGTCAACTGTGAGTACTGGGAAATACTGCAATCCAAGCTGGTTAACTCCACCAGTTACCACTTTGGGTTGGAAATCAACTGGCTTGTTAATGTTTTCTTGTGTAAATTTAATGTTTGTCAAAAGATATCGTGCATCATCCTGCATCAACTTATGGGCGTTCTTTAGATTAATGACATGTTGTGCCAACTCTTCTGCTTCATCATACTCGCCAATTTCAAAGTATATTTCGGCGAGCAACACATGTGCTTCTGAGAACTTAGGATTGTTATATTCAGATTTGACCACTTTTTGGAGATGATGCTTCATGTTATTTTCATCACCCATAGACTTAAAAATCTTGCTCATTCTCAGATGGGCTTCAGCAAAGCCTCCATCTTTTCTTACCGCAGCACTCAAAAGTTCCAGCGCAGGACCATATTGCCTACGTATAAAATAATTGGTAGACTCAACATAATATTTAATCGCTTTCTTTGAGTTAGTAGTATACTCTTGTGTCCTTTGTGCGAGTAATACCTGGCCCATGAGGAGAAAAACAAGAACTAACAAAATTTGGCCATTTTTCATAATTAAGCATTTATTGCTTGAGGATTGAACGATTTTGAAGCGTAAACAGTGCCAATGCGCTGGGAATTCACTAATTTTAAAGCTTCTGCAACTTTCTATTTCAAATACACAATCTCAACTTATTTAATGCTATAACCTGTCATGACACAAAGAAGATCATTTTTAAAGAAAATATCTGCTGCTACATTTGGAATAGGTAATCTGGCTGCTTTAAGACCGGTATTTGGGTATTCTGTGAACAGGCAAGCCAAGAAACCTGTAGTGGTCTCTACCTGGCGGCATGGATTGGCTGCCAACGAAGGTGCCTGGCAAATACTTTCAGCGGGAGGCAGTGCCTTAGATGCAGTAGAAGCAGGGGTGAAAGTCACTGAGGCTGAAGATAACCTGAGCGTAGGCTATGGTGGGTTACCTGATCGTGATGGGCGGGTAACTTTGGATGCCTGCATCATGGATGAAAAGGGGGAGTGCGGTGCTGTAGCTTGCCTGGAGGAGATCATGCATCCGGTATCTGTGGCCAGATTAGTCATGGAAAAGACTCCCCACGTAATGCTGGTAGGTGAAGGGGCCCAGCAATTTGCATTAGATCAGGGCTTTGAGAAACAAAATCTGCTCACTGAAAAAGCAGAAAAAGCCTGGAAGGAATGGTTGGTAGAGGCCGAGTATAAACCCATTATCAACATAGAGAATCATGATACAATAGGCATGCTTGCTCTGGATGAAGCAGGAAACTTATCAGGAGCCTGTACTACCAGCGGCTTGGCTTACAAAATGCATGGCAGAGTCGGTGACTCACCTATCATAGGGGCAGGCTTATATGTAGACAATGAGGTAGGGGCAGCTACTGCTACTGGTATGGGAGAAGCCATTATCAAAATATGTGGTGCACATTTGATTGTAGAACTGATGCGTCAGGGTTACACCCCTCAGGAGGCATGCGAGGTAGCGATCAAGCGTATTTCTAAGCAGAAAAATGCCAAAGATATCCAGATTGGATTTCTGGCACTTGGTAAAAACGGAGAGGTTGGTTCATATGCTTTACACAAAGGCTTTGATTACGCCATGTATGCAGGAGATAAAAATACCATGACAGATGTGGGCAGTTTTTACCGATAATTTACCAATGATTTCTACGATAATTGTGTTAACAAAGCGGTAAACAAATTTTATCATGTACTTTTTCTTGAAACAATTATCAGCCAGGTACTGCGTAACCTTAATAATAGCTGGTCTCAGCTTCTCATGTTCTCAACAGGAGCAGCATCAGATTCCAGCACTCCCGGACTTTGACCCTTCATACTACGATTACGGTTTAACTGTGGTCAATGAGATTATTGATGAAGATCCGGATAATGCCGAAGCTTATTACCGCAGGGCGGAATTGCTGTTGAAGCAAAATAAATTAAATAATGCATTGGCCAGTATCAGGAAAGCTTTAGAACTGAATGACAAAGATCCACTTTATCACCTTATCAGTGCTAAAGTACACTTGCAAAAAGGGCAAAACCGAGAAGCATTTAGCGATG
Proteins encoded:
- a CDS encoding isoaspartyl peptidase/L-asparaginase family protein; the protein is MTQRRSFLKKISAATFGIGNLAALRPVFGYSVNRQAKKPVVVSTWRHGLAANEGAWQILSAGGSALDAVEAGVKVTEAEDNLSVGYGGLPDRDGRVTLDACIMDEKGECGAVACLEEIMHPVSVARLVMEKTPHVMLVGEGAQQFALDQGFEKQNLLTEKAEKAWKEWLVEAEYKPIINIENHDTIGMLALDEAGNLSGACTTSGLAYKMHGRVGDSPIIGAGLYVDNEVGAATATGMGEAIIKICGAHLIVELMRQGYTPQEACEVAIKRISKQKNAKDIQIGFLALGKNGEVGSYALHKGFDYAMYAGDKNTMTDVGSFYR